From a single bacterium genomic region:
- a CDS encoding family 20 glycosylhydrolase, with the protein MKTKVITTCLLLALLLLLTALSCIPWQHGSPKPVAPWCALHLLDFTSDSSLIQLEAQLPQLAATGVNMLILEVDYGFAWRSHPELRGSARPITRAGARRFVKACRRQGITLVPEFQCFGHQSWAGTTFALLTCYPEFDLTPGAYPGNKGIYCREWDPLNPKVHATVFDLLDELLEAFDADMLHVGMDEVFLIGDSLSPATFGKNPASVFAGAVKDLHGHLVGKRHKQMLMWGDRLIDGEKYDLGEWEASKNGTAAAVDSIPKDIIICDWHYELREAYPSLPMFLEKGFQVLPTSWKNREAAGALFRYSASLNHPGMLGHLFTMWSGKRDSLAWWPPLAQLGKSVRAGRLRSD; encoded by the coding sequence ATGAAAACCAAGGTCATCACCACCTGCCTGCTCCTCGCTTTACTCCTGCTACTAACCGCCCTCTCCTGCATACCCTGGCAACACGGGAGCCCCAAACCGGTGGCTCCCTGGTGCGCCCTGCACCTGCTCGACTTCACCTCGGATTCGAGTCTGATCCAGCTGGAAGCCCAGCTTCCTCAGCTCGCCGCCACCGGGGTCAACATGCTTATCCTCGAGGTCGATTACGGCTTTGCATGGCGATCGCATCCCGAGCTGCGCGGTTCGGCGAGACCGATCACCCGCGCCGGAGCCAGGCGGTTCGTTAAAGCCTGCCGCCGCCAGGGGATCACCCTTGTGCCGGAATTTCAGTGCTTCGGTCACCAGTCCTGGGCTGGCACCACCTTCGCCCTGCTCACTTGCTATCCCGAATTCGATCTGACCCCGGGCGCTTACCCGGGTAACAAGGGGATCTACTGCAGGGAATGGGACCCTCTGAATCCGAAAGTGCATGCCACGGTCTTCGATCTCCTCGATGAGCTGCTCGAGGCCTTTGATGCTGATATGCTTCATGTCGGGATGGATGAAGTCTTTCTCATCGGCGACAGCCTCTCTCCGGCCACCTTCGGCAAGAATCCGGCCTCGGTCTTTGCAGGCGCTGTGAAGGATCTCCACGGCCATCTCGTCGGGAAACGGCATAAGCAGATGCTGATGTGGGGGGACCGTCTCATTGACGGCGAGAAGTATGATCTGGGCGAGTGGGAGGCATCGAAGAACGGCACCGCCGCCGCGGTCGACAGCATTCCGAAGGATATCATCATCTGCGACTGGCACTACGAACTGCGGGAGGCGTATCCCTCGCTGCCGATGTTTCTGGAAAAGGGCTTTCAGGTGCTGCCGACGAGCTGGAAAAATCGCGAGGCTGCCGGCGCCTTGTTTCGCTACAGCGCATCTCTGAATCACCCCGGGATGCTCGGGCACCTCTTTACGATGTGGAGCGGCAAACGGGACAGTCTGGCCTGGTGGCCGCCTCTGGCGCAGCTGGGCAAGAGCGTGCGGGCGGGACGGCTTCGGTCGGATTGA
- a CDS encoding transglutaminase-like domain-containing protein, with protein MRKLLLLPFFLLWAACPSGQNHLITNDTLRHSMQLQFGVQKQLAQQRQDELFGVLKQPLRPAEREALEWLYAWMPLSDLADYDGGFFLRQVRATLQARAEMAWGRHVPEALFLHFVLPLRVNNENLDSARVVLYDALKTRVADMPMRQAILEVNHWCHEHVTYRSADMRTSAPLATLRSAIGRCGEESVFTVAALRAVGIPARQVYVPRWAHSDDNHAWVEAWADGTWYFLGACEPEPDLNMGWFKEPARRAMLVHTRVMGPYDGPEELLASSARHREINVLGRYAVTKKLLVRTVDPDGAPITGAEVSFRLYNYAEFYPLARRVTDAGGRCSLETGLGDLFIWAHRGGLARFAQAHASAQDTVTVTLLPCPRGEEIQDLDFTPPLARPPLPDTISTAARDLHARRLAHEDSLRRAYIATFMDSLACSRLAQEAGLPPDRLWPLLRTSRGNHDQIARFIREGMALRRPMVLPLLQQLSEKDLRDTRAEVLLDHLTAAGSDARIDRELMEKHILNPRIRNEALVAWRRLLCDGFSPAFRDSVRANPLLLAGWVQRHIRVDSTANYYGVPLTPRGVWALRVADPLSRDIFLIALSRACGIPARLDPALDQPCYFDLMQRRWLPLVSGSREIMTATASLTLKSSDAAMARPDYWTHFTLGRLQEGEYKTLELEGLRFEKGAARLEVPAGACQLITGWREPDGTVLSRLHFFSLLPGQALTVGLSWRHEAQGKKPIGTLPAGALLALADAGGPVSLAQLSSPKGLILAWLDPGREPSQHILREWQDLRPLFEAWGGTMAVMVEPEQTARLREYQLPGQLRLGKDPQEKLLRSLESSLPGGPLTIRPVLIYADPGGSVLLLNQGYQVGLGDRLLQAIKSSNRPSSSRRCAQAKA; from the coding sequence ATGCGCAAGCTGCTCCTGCTGCCGTTTTTTCTCCTCTGGGCGGCTTGCCCGTCCGGACAGAATCACCTGATCACCAACGACACCCTGCGCCACAGCATGCAGCTGCAGTTTGGGGTTCAGAAACAGCTGGCGCAGCAACGGCAGGACGAACTCTTTGGCGTCCTCAAGCAGCCACTGCGTCCCGCCGAGCGCGAGGCGCTGGAATGGCTTTATGCCTGGATGCCCCTCAGCGATCTGGCCGATTATGACGGCGGATTTTTCCTGCGCCAGGTACGGGCGACCCTGCAAGCCCGCGCTGAAATGGCCTGGGGCCGCCATGTGCCCGAAGCGCTCTTCCTGCACTTTGTCCTTCCCCTGCGCGTCAACAACGAGAACCTCGATTCGGCACGAGTGGTGCTCTACGATGCGCTCAAAACGCGCGTCGCCGATATGCCCATGCGCCAGGCCATCCTCGAGGTCAACCACTGGTGCCACGAGCACGTCACCTACCGCAGCGCGGATATGCGCACCTCCGCGCCCCTGGCCACCCTGCGCAGCGCCATCGGCCGCTGTGGCGAGGAGTCGGTTTTCACCGTCGCCGCCCTGCGCGCGGTGGGCATCCCAGCGCGTCAGGTTTATGTGCCGCGCTGGGCCCATAGCGACGACAACCACGCCTGGGTAGAAGCCTGGGCCGACGGCACCTGGTATTTTCTCGGAGCTTGCGAGCCGGAACCGGATCTCAACATGGGCTGGTTCAAGGAGCCGGCGCGGCGCGCCATGCTCGTCCACACCCGGGTGATGGGACCCTATGACGGCCCCGAAGAGCTCCTCGCTTCCTCCGCCCGCCACCGTGAGATCAATGTGCTCGGGCGCTATGCTGTGACCAAAAAATTGCTTGTCCGGACCGTTGACCCCGATGGCGCCCCCATTACCGGCGCCGAGGTTTCGTTCCGGCTCTACAACTATGCCGAGTTCTATCCGCTGGCACGCCGGGTCACCGATGCCGGCGGTCGCTGCAGCCTCGAAACCGGCCTGGGCGATCTCTTCATCTGGGCCCATCGCGGCGGACTTGCCAGATTCGCCCAGGCGCATGCCTCGGCGCAGGATACCGTCACCGTGACGCTGCTTCCCTGCCCGCGTGGCGAGGAGATTCAGGATCTTGATTTTACACCACCGCTGGCCCGCCCCCCTTTGCCGGACACGATCTCCACAGCTGCCCGCGATCTCCATGCCCGCCGCCTTGCCCACGAGGACAGTCTGCGCCGGGCCTACATCGCGACCTTTATGGATTCACTCGCCTGCAGCCGGCTAGCGCAGGAGGCTGGTCTGCCACCGGATCGCCTCTGGCCGCTGCTGCGCACAAGTCGCGGCAACCATGATCAAATCGCCCGGTTCATTCGTGAAGGCATGGCCCTCCGTCGCCCGATGGTCTTGCCGCTCTTGCAGCAGCTTTCGGAGAAAGATCTGCGCGATACCCGCGCGGAGGTGCTGCTCGATCATCTCACCGCGGCCGGGAGCGATGCCCGCATTGATCGCGAGCTGATGGAAAAGCATATCCTCAATCCCCGCATCCGCAATGAGGCATTGGTCGCGTGGCGCCGGCTGCTCTGCGATGGATTTTCACCCGCCTTTCGCGACTCCGTCCGTGCCAATCCCCTGCTGCTGGCCGGGTGGGTCCAGCGCCACATCCGCGTGGACTCGACCGCCAATTATTATGGCGTGCCACTGACCCCGCGCGGCGTCTGGGCGCTGCGCGTCGCCGATCCGCTCTCGCGGGATATTTTTCTCATCGCTCTCAGCCGCGCCTGCGGTATCCCCGCCCGGCTCGACCCTGCCTTAGACCAGCCCTGCTATTTTGACCTGATGCAGCGGCGCTGGCTGCCGCTGGTAAGCGGTTCCCGAGAAATCATGACCGCGACCGCTTCCCTGACGCTGAAAAGCAGTGACGCGGCGATGGCCCGGCCGGATTACTGGACGCATTTCACGCTGGGACGGCTGCAGGAGGGGGAGTACAAGACGCTGGAATTGGAGGGATTGCGGTTTGAAAAGGGCGCGGCCAGGCTGGAAGTGCCGGCCGGGGCCTGTCAGCTCATCACCGGCTGGCGCGAGCCGGATGGAACCGTGCTGAGCCGCCTCCATTTTTTCAGCCTGCTGCCGGGTCAAGCCCTCACGGTTGGGCTGAGCTGGCGCCATGAGGCGCAGGGCAAGAAGCCGATCGGAACACTGCCCGCCGGCGCGTTGCTGGCCCTGGCTGACGCCGGCGGCCCGGTTTCACTGGCGCAGCTCTCCAGCCCGAAGGGTCTCATCCTCGCCTGGCTCGATCCCGGGCGTGAACCCTCGCAGCATATCCTGCGCGAGTGGCAGGACCTGCGGCCGCTCTTTGAGGCGTGGGGGGGTACGATGGCGGTGATGGTGGAGCCGGAACAGACGGCCCGGCTGCGCGAGTACCAGTTGCCGGGGCAGCTGCGGCTGGGAAAGGATCCGCAGGAAAAGCTGCTGAGGAGCCTGGAGTCAAGCCTGCCCGGCGGGCCCTTGACGATCCGGCCGGTGCTGATCTATGCCGATCCCGGCGGATCGGTGCTGCTGCTCAATCAGGGCTATCAGGTCGGCCTCGGCGATCGGCTGCTGCAGGCCATCAAGAGCTCTAACAGACCCTCGTCCTCAAGACGCTGCGCGCAGGCGAAGGCCTGA
- a CDS encoding glycoside hydrolase family 38 C-terminal domain-containing protein — MHEREILLYETRIAQFVERLPDSFYGQEILLHAEAALAEPPVPFSRLHDLTFRPIARGEKWGADWQTAWFHLTGTVPESWHGETVVARINLGGEGLVFAADGTPVHALSWHSLWLPEFRRDRIPIAAPACGGEAVDLWIEASAAQIFGLRLSSDPAQDDPHRHGHLEAVVQDLALATFRPEVWHLWLDARLLNNQMKALPEKSVRRARLLRALMRAADLFQGTADGTAAARQVLAVELAKKSSASDLTAHAVGHAHIDTGWLWPVAETVRKCGRSFAAQIDLIERYPGYVFGASQAQHYAFVKEHYPALYEKIRTQVHRGRWELQGGMWVEADCNLISGESMVRQILHGVRFFEKEFGVTVRNLWLPDVFGYSAAMPQILKKSGLDYMITQKISWNQFNRFPWHSFVWRGIDGSEIIVHFPPEDTYNSEFWPSGMRHAQENFAERDRLDEFLVLFGIGDGGGGATEEIIETGLRQADLEGGPRVHFGAAQEMLDRLGAKKPLLERWTGELYLELHRGTLTTQAKTKFMNRWCEHKLREVEMLYTLLPAADYPAAEMDGLWKTVLRNQFHDILPGSSIRRVYETTQREHAEVQAALTALTVRAGERLFPPDPESLTLVNTLSTPFTRPSPLPAAWAGHELHDGSGEAVPVQMREGHSVALIEVAPLSAVVLKRGARRADSVAPLPEATSLQGVVLENDLIRYELAGDGTLARIFDKEAGREVMRPGQSGNRLSLYEDRPANWDAWDVDLYYENQLLQQAELTGWRWLGNGPVAQMLLLQFRIGASTIDQRLCLAGNTKRLDFVTRIGWHERHRMLRVAFDADVTAAEASYEIQYGTVRRPTHRNTSWDRARFETVGHRFVDLSEPTHGVALLNNGKYGHKIFDRTIDLNLLRAPTSPDPEADRGDHEIIFSLLPHLGALEASAVYAEAAQLNQPLAAFPGRAGVVTFPCRLSDDAAILSVLKKAEGEEAWIVRLYEPRGRRATTRLILADPGRRVQNADLLERPLGELPVRDGAVALEFDPFEIKTLMLI; from the coding sequence ATGCACGAGCGCGAAATCCTGCTCTATGAAACCCGGATTGCCCAGTTCGTCGAACGCCTGCCGGACTCCTTCTATGGGCAGGAGATCCTGCTGCATGCCGAAGCGGCTCTTGCCGAGCCGCCGGTGCCCTTTTCGCGCCTTCATGATCTGACCTTTCGTCCCATCGCCCGGGGCGAAAAATGGGGCGCCGACTGGCAGACGGCCTGGTTTCATCTTACCGGAACCGTGCCGGAATCCTGGCACGGCGAAACGGTGGTCGCGCGCATCAACCTGGGCGGTGAAGGCCTCGTCTTCGCCGCCGACGGCACCCCGGTGCATGCGCTGAGCTGGCATTCGCTCTGGCTTCCTGAATTCCGCCGCGACCGCATCCCGATCGCCGCTCCCGCCTGCGGAGGCGAAGCCGTCGATCTCTGGATCGAGGCCTCCGCCGCCCAGATTTTCGGGCTGCGTCTCAGCAGCGATCCTGCGCAGGATGATCCTCACCGCCATGGCCATCTCGAGGCGGTGGTTCAGGATCTGGCCCTCGCGACTTTCCGGCCGGAGGTCTGGCATCTCTGGCTGGACGCCCGCCTGCTCAACAACCAGATGAAGGCTCTGCCGGAAAAAAGCGTGCGCCGCGCCCGGCTGCTGCGCGCCCTGATGCGCGCCGCCGATCTCTTCCAGGGCACGGCCGACGGCACCGCCGCCGCCCGCCAGGTTCTGGCCGTCGAGCTGGCCAAAAAGAGCAGCGCTTCCGATCTCACCGCCCACGCCGTCGGCCACGCCCATATCGATACCGGCTGGCTCTGGCCGGTCGCCGAGACGGTGCGTAAGTGCGGCCGCTCCTTTGCCGCCCAGATCGACCTCATCGAACGCTACCCCGGCTACGTCTTTGGCGCCTCCCAGGCGCAGCATTACGCCTTTGTCAAGGAGCATTATCCCGCGCTGTATGAAAAAATCCGCACCCAGGTGCACCGGGGCCGTTGGGAACTGCAGGGCGGTATGTGGGTCGAAGCCGATTGCAATCTGATCAGCGGAGAGTCGATGGTCCGCCAGATCCTACACGGCGTGCGCTTTTTTGAGAAGGAGTTCGGCGTCACCGTGCGCAACCTCTGGCTGCCCGATGTCTTCGGTTACAGCGCCGCCATGCCGCAGATCCTGAAAAAGAGCGGCCTCGACTATATGATCACACAAAAGATCTCATGGAACCAGTTCAACCGCTTCCCCTGGCACAGCTTTGTCTGGCGCGGTATCGACGGCAGCGAGATCATCGTTCACTTTCCCCCCGAGGATACCTATAACAGTGAATTCTGGCCCTCTGGCATGCGCCATGCCCAGGAGAATTTCGCCGAGCGCGACCGCCTCGACGAATTCCTCGTCCTTTTCGGCATCGGTGACGGGGGCGGTGGCGCCACAGAAGAGATCATCGAGACCGGCCTGCGCCAGGCCGACCTTGAAGGTGGCCCGCGCGTCCATTTCGGAGCGGCACAGGAAATGCTCGACCGCCTTGGCGCGAAAAAGCCCTTGCTCGAGCGCTGGACCGGCGAACTCTATCTCGAACTCCATCGCGGCACCCTCACCACCCAGGCGAAGACCAAATTCATGAACCGCTGGTGCGAGCACAAATTGCGCGAAGTGGAGATGCTCTACACCCTGCTGCCGGCAGCGGATTATCCCGCTGCCGAAATGGATGGTCTGTGGAAGACTGTGCTGCGCAACCAGTTCCATGACATCCTGCCGGGATCGAGCATCAGACGGGTCTATGAGACCACACAGCGCGAGCACGCAGAGGTCCAGGCCGCCCTGACCGCGCTGACAGTGCGCGCCGGAGAGCGGCTCTTCCCGCCTGATCCGGAGTCCCTGACCCTGGTCAACACCCTCTCCACTCCCTTTACCCGCCCATCGCCTCTGCCGGCGGCGTGGGCCGGCCATGAGTTGCACGATGGTTCCGGTGAAGCGGTGCCGGTCCAAATGCGCGAGGGTCATTCGGTCGCCCTGATCGAGGTGGCGCCGCTGAGCGCGGTCGTGCTGAAGCGCGGCGCGCGCAGGGCGGACTCCGTCGCGCCGCTTCCTGAGGCCACTTCGCTGCAGGGCGTCGTCCTCGAAAACGATCTCATCCGCTACGAGCTGGCCGGCGATGGTACGCTTGCCCGCATCTTCGACAAGGAGGCGGGGCGCGAGGTCATGCGCCCGGGCCAGAGCGGCAACCGCCTCAGCCTCTATGAGGACCGCCCCGCCAACTGGGATGCCTGGGATGTCGACCTCTATTATGAAAACCAGCTGCTCCAGCAGGCGGAGTTGACCGGCTGGCGCTGGCTGGGCAACGGGCCGGTCGCCCAAATGCTGCTGCTGCAATTCCGTATCGGCGCATCGACGATCGACCAGCGCCTCTGCCTCGCAGGCAACACCAAACGCCTCGATTTTGTCACCCGGATCGGCTGGCACGAGCGCCATCGCATGCTGCGCGTCGCCTTCGATGCCGATGTGACCGCCGCCGAGGCCTCCTACGAGATCCAGTATGGCACGGTCAGGCGGCCGACGCACCGCAACACCAGTTGGGACCGGGCCCGGTTCGAGACCGTCGGCCACCGCTTCGTCGACCTCAGCGAGCCGACACACGGCGTCGCCCTGCTCAACAACGGCAAGTACGGCCACAAGATTTTCGACCGCACCATCGACCTCAACCTGCTGCGCGCCCCGACCTCGCCCGATCCCGAGGCCGACCGCGGCGACCATGAGATCATCTTTTCCCTGCTGCCGCACCTCGGAGCGCTGGAGGCTTCGGCGGTCTATGCCGAGGCGGCGCAACTCAACCAGCCGCTCGCTGCATTCCCGGGCCGCGCCGGCGTAGTAACCTTCCCCTGCCGCCTCAGCGATGATGCGGCGATCCTCTCTGTGCTGAAAAAGGCGGAAGGGGAGGAGGCCTGGATCGTGCGGCTCTACGAGCCCCGCGGCCGCCGCGCGACGACGCGGCTGATCCTCGCCGATCCCGGGCGCCGGGTACAAAACGCCGACCTGCTCGAGCGACCGCTCGGCGAACTGCCGGTGCGGGATGGCGCCGTCGCGCTCGAGTTCGATCCCTTCGAGATCAAAACCCTCATGCTGATCTGA
- a CDS encoding peptidyl-prolyl cis-trans isomerase, translating to MRRYWIFGLLLALGLLACGKKDETWLVKVKEQTLREDLFTRRYKMSREYSQHPVITPEIVRQFIEKNLLNNLYFQAEGAALKLEQDSTLAAQITQEERRMLTRNGGPLFKAVIPASFPVSSEEVQAAYEWGKQECKLSHILVKSPSLADSIYKALMAGADFPAMVKKYSMDVNTLETKGQIGPYLTWSNLAPAAAAAVRNTAVGSYTRPVLTGYGYQILRVDERRERKQPPFEQARAQIEGDLRNQKQGLFIESYADSLNRKFHLKVDSLLFVRIAPALNAGKPEVKVDYALITPEDQRKILVSYDGTTLSVREILDKYIQMTRGNAYRLSRYEDMVDFAKKSSLQDLMLLDARARKLDQSPEFKADFLYAKNQFIGQKCRERLVTRAVKVQDAEITAYYEAHKEEYKNQSLDQLRSTIRGRLYSEKTLQLQDKVTAELIKKYPVKWNDKALKKTAEALNAEKAKNPPAPGAPRGMGQMPGQGGRMQGQPPMQRPGQGPDGEQRPGQRPDHQPPAPPQGVR from the coding sequence ATGAGACGATACTGGATTTTCGGGCTGCTGCTCGCATTGGGGTTGCTGGCCTGCGGCAAGAAGGACGAGACCTGGCTGGTCAAGGTCAAGGAACAGACGCTGCGGGAGGACCTCTTCACTCGCCGTTACAAGATGAGCAGGGAGTATTCCCAGCACCCGGTCATCACGCCCGAGATTGTCCGGCAATTCATCGAGAAGAATCTGCTCAACAATCTCTACTTCCAGGCCGAAGGCGCCGCGCTCAAGCTAGAACAGGACAGCACCCTCGCGGCGCAGATCACCCAGGAAGAGCGCCGCATGCTGACCCGCAATGGCGGTCCGCTCTTCAAGGCCGTCATTCCCGCCAGTTTCCCCGTGAGCAGCGAGGAGGTGCAGGCCGCTTATGAATGGGGCAAACAGGAGTGCAAACTCTCGCATATCCTGGTCAAGTCGCCTTCTCTGGCGGACTCGATTTACAAGGCCCTGATGGCCGGCGCCGATTTTCCGGCCATGGTAAAAAAATACAGCATGGATGTCAACACCCTGGAGACCAAGGGTCAGATCGGTCCCTATCTGACCTGGTCCAATCTCGCGCCTGCAGCGGCAGCGGCCGTGCGTAATACGGCTGTCGGCTCGTATACCCGTCCCGTTTTGACCGGTTACGGTTACCAAATCCTGCGCGTCGATGAGCGCCGCGAGCGCAAGCAGCCGCCGTTTGAGCAGGCCCGCGCCCAGATCGAGGGGGATCTGCGGAACCAGAAACAGGGGCTCTTTATCGAATCGTACGCCGATTCGCTCAATCGCAAGTTCCATCTCAAGGTCGACAGCCTGCTCTTTGTCCGGATTGCGCCCGCTTTGAATGCCGGCAAGCCGGAGGTCAAGGTCGATTATGCCCTGATCACGCCGGAGGACCAGAGGAAGATTCTGGTCAGCTACGACGGCACTACCTTGAGCGTGCGTGAGATCCTCGATAAGTATATCCAGATGACGCGCGGCAACGCTTACCGTCTTTCGCGCTATGAAGATATGGTCGATTTCGCGAAAAAGAGCTCGCTGCAGGATCTGATGCTTCTGGATGCCCGTGCGCGCAAGCTCGATCAGTCGCCGGAGTTCAAGGCTGATTTTCTTTACGCCAAAAATCAGTTCATCGGGCAGAAATGCCGCGAGCGCCTGGTGACCCGGGCGGTCAAGGTACAGGATGCAGAGATCACCGCTTATTATGAGGCCCACAAGGAGGAATACAAGAACCAATCCCTCGACCAACTGCGTTCGACCATTCGCGGCCGCCTTTACAGCGAGAAGACTCTGCAGCTGCAGGACAAGGTGACGGCCGAGCTGATCAAAAAGTATCCGGTGAAATGGAACGACAAGGCCCTGAAAAAGACCGCCGAGGCCCTGAACGCCGAAAAGGCGAAAAACCCCCCGGCGCCGGGCGCGCCCCGGGGCATGGGTCAGATGCCCGGCCAGGGCGGCAGGATGCAGGGGCAGCCACCGATGCAGCGGCCTGGGCAGGGCCCCGACGGCGAGCAACGCCCCGGTCAGCGGCCGGATCATCAGCCGCCCGCTCCCCCGCAGGGGGTGCGCTGA
- a CDS encoding family 20 glycosylhydrolase, translating into MLAGSVASTPVTLIPRPARLAEARGSCKISGSAPLLYPVGDPELERIARLAAAEIGRTSGWNLTVAPDEGQKQRAPVIRLGLDPALAGLGPEGYHLTIAPAGVSLNAAVPAGLYRGVQTLRQLIPRAGAEQRSRSFTLPCLEISDQPRFAWRGVMVDVGRHFHSVRFMKEILDWMALYKMNRLHWHLTEDQGWRIEIKKYPRLTEVGAWRTEADGSRYGGFYTQDEIREVVAYAADRHIEVVPEIEMPGHCMAALAAYPELSCSGGPFSVQTQWGVFKEVFCAGKDETFVFLDAVLTEVIGLFPGEYIHIGGDEVPRDRWQSCPLCQKRIQAEGVSDEAELQTWFISRIGSFLAAHGRRLIGWDEILEGGLSPGATVQSWRGMEGALAAAQAGHDAIVSPGSHTYFNADIGALDLRKAYSFEPFPAELAAEAQGHILGGECCLWSERITEDNLGYQLFPRLLAFSEVLWSPDGERHYDSFLERLRSHYPLLESLGIHYGPEARPVSILTRFDPASQAHTVTLESGEKGSELHYTLDGAEPSASAPLYQAPFTLRQPATIKARAFHAGQPYGESAVRALLYHAGMRGALHLENPPSPRYNAGGASALVDGLCGSTTFTDGCWQGFEAQDLIATLDLGTLQPVHRLRAGFLQETNSWIFLPAFVEWSVSRDGVNFKSIAAWDHPTAAGTSRVCIQEDRAELAGIQVRYIRLRARNVGFCPAWHPGAGGKAWIFADEIIVE; encoded by the coding sequence ATGCTTGCAGGTTCTGTTGCGTCCACTCCGGTGACGCTGATCCCCCGGCCTGCCCGCCTGGCCGAAGCCCGGGGAAGCTGCAAAATCTCCGGCAGCGCTCCGCTGCTCTACCCGGTCGGCGATCCAGAGCTGGAGCGGATCGCCCGGCTGGCTGCCGCCGAGATCGGCCGGACCAGCGGCTGGAACCTCACTGTCGCGCCGGACGAGGGCCAGAAACAGCGGGCTCCCGTCATCCGCCTCGGCCTCGATCCGGCACTTGCCGGCCTCGGCCCAGAGGGATACCACCTGACCATCGCACCGGCCGGCGTCTCGCTCAACGCCGCTGTACCCGCGGGCCTTTACCGCGGTGTGCAAACCCTGCGCCAGCTCATCCCCCGCGCCGGTGCCGAACAGCGAAGCCGTTCCTTCACTTTGCCCTGCCTCGAGATCAGCGATCAGCCCCGTTTCGCCTGGCGCGGCGTTATGGTCGATGTCGGCCGCCATTTCCACAGCGTCCGCTTTATGAAGGAAATCCTCGACTGGATGGCCCTCTACAAGATGAACCGGCTGCATTGGCACCTGACCGAGGACCAGGGTTGGCGCATCGAAATCAAAAAGTATCCGCGCCTCACCGAGGTTGGGGCCTGGCGCACCGAAGCGGACGGCAGCCGCTATGGTGGATTCTACACCCAGGACGAGATCCGCGAGGTCGTCGCCTATGCCGCGGATCGCCACATCGAGGTCGTCCCGGAAATCGAGATGCCGGGACACTGCATGGCGGCGCTTGCGGCCTATCCCGAACTCTCGTGCAGCGGCGGCCCCTTCTCGGTTCAGACCCAATGGGGGGTCTTCAAGGAGGTCTTTTGCGCGGGCAAGGATGAGACCTTTGTCTTTCTCGATGCGGTTTTGACGGAGGTGATCGGCCTCTTTCCGGGCGAATATATTCACATCGGCGGCGACGAGGTGCCCCGCGACCGCTGGCAGTCCTGCCCGCTCTGCCAGAAACGGATCCAAGCCGAGGGAGTCAGCGACGAAGCGGAATTGCAGACCTGGTTCATCAGCCGGATCGGATCCTTCCTCGCGGCCCATGGCCGGCGCCTCATCGGCTGGGACGAGATCCTCGAGGGCGGCCTGTCCCCCGGCGCCACGGTGCAGTCCTGGCGCGGCATGGAGGGGGCCCTGGCCGCAGCGCAGGCAGGTCACGATGCCATCGTCTCGCCCGGCAGCCACACCTATTTCAACGCGGATATCGGCGCGCTCGACCTGCGTAAAGCCTACTCCTTTGAGCCCTTTCCCGCGGAACTCGCAGCGGAGGCACAAGGCCATATCCTCGGCGGCGAGTGCTGCCTCTGGAGCGAGCGCATCACCGAGGACAATCTCGGCTACCAGCTTTTCCCGCGCCTGCTCGCCTTCAGCGAGGTGCTCTGGTCTCCGGATGGGGAACGCCATTATGACTCCTTTCTCGAACGCCTGCGCAGCCACTATCCGCTGCTCGAGTCTCTCGGCATCCATTACGGTCCTGAGGCCCGGCCGGTCTCTATCCTGACCCGTTTTGACCCGGCCTCCCAAGCCCATACCGTGACATTGGAAAGTGGGGAGAAAGGGTCTGAACTCCACTATACCTTGGACGGCGCCGAGCCCTCGGCGTCCGCACCGCTCTATCAGGCACCGTTCACACTTCGCCAGCCGGCGACGATAAAGGCTCGCGCCTTTCACGCCGGCCAGCCCTATGGGGAGAGCGCTGTTCGAGCGCTCCTGTACCATGCCGGTATGCGCGGCGCCCTCCATCTCGAAAATCCACCCAGCCCACGCTACAACGCCGGTGGCGCTTCAGCGCTTGTGGACGGCTTGTGCGGCTCCACCACCTTCACCGACGGCTGCTGGCAGGGTTTCGAGGCCCAGGATCTGATCGCCACCCTCGACCTCGGGACGCTGCAGCCGGTTCACCGCCTGCGCGCCGGCTTTCTGCAGGAGACCAACTCCTGGATTTTCCTTCCCGCCTTTGTGGAATGGTCCGTTTCACGAGATGGCGTTAATTTTAAAAGCATAGCAGCCTGGGACCATCCCACAGCGGCCGGCACCTCGCGCGTCTGCATCCAGGAGGACCGCGCGGAACTTGCCGGCATCCAGGTGCGTTATATCCGCTTACGGGCCCGCAACGTAGGCTTTTGCCCGGCCTGGCATCCCGGCGCCGGCGGCAAGGCCTGGATCTTCGCCGATGAGATCATCGTCGAATAA